DNA from Malus sylvestris chromosome 11, drMalSylv7.2, whole genome shotgun sequence:
GCTGGAATTGACCAGAAAACTCTTAAGTTTTGTTATGATCGCCTACACTCACTAATGATGACGTTAGAAATTACTGACACAGATGAACTCTTACACATTCAAACGATTTGCGACTTTACGACACTTGTGGGGACATACACTCGTGGATTCTCTATGATAATTTAACCATTTGATGAGAGAATGCCACACATTCCTGATCCTGTTTTACAGGTTAGTTTTGTGTTATTCATTCTTTtcaaattactttttttttaataaaatgaaCATTGAATGATTtctgaaaattgaaaaattggttaaaaacaaaaaatattttacaccACTTTCaacaatttataaaattttatgtCCACTCTAATGAAACTAATGATGCGATGGTTTTATAAAATCTTCCTGCAATATGTTTCCTTGCATATTTACTATTATGAGTCTGTCTGCCTTTACTTGATCTACTTATATTGCTTCGGTAATGGATGGACTGAAGACTTATTCAGTTATAATCTAGTCTTTTCATATTTGGTATTCCAGCTTTGCTGTCATGATGCTTCACTTGCCATAAAGCCTGTATTTGATCGATTTCAATCAGTTGTGATTACATCTGGAACCTTGAGCCCAATTGATCTCTACCCCCATCTTCTTAATTTCCATCCTGTCATCAGTCGAAGTTTTACTATGTCATTAACAAGAGATTGCATATGCCCAATGGTTCTCACCCGTGGAAGGTATAACATCAGAAAAGTGTTTTTTGTGCTTACATTTCATTTCTCTTGATTCATTCTAGTAGGGGAGTTGTAAACTTGAGTACTTTACTAATCATATTGTTCTTATCAGATCATAAATTGCCTATTATATTTAGCACTTACTCATATTAGGTTGTATCTAAAAGTTGCTCACGTATGTTATTTCAGTGATCAGGTTCCAGTAAGTACCAAATATGATATGAGAAGTGATCTTGGCGTGGTAAGGAACTATGGGAGGTTGCTGCTGGAGATGGTTTCTGCTGTTCCAGATGGGGTTGTATGTTTTTTCGTCAGTTACTCTTATATGGATATGATAGTCAATAGCTGGAATGAAAATGGAATTTTGAAGGTAACTCCACTATCTATGTCTCTTGCTTTTCCTGGGTATCTATGGACTTTTCCTTTGTCCTCTTCTCCAAGTTTTCGATGAAGTTAGTTTTTCAGAAAGGTGCTTACTGCTCCCATTATTGCCACAGGAAATAATGCAGCATAAGCTTGTTTTCATCGAGACCCAAGATGTGGTAGAGACTACTTTGGCTCCTGACAATTACCGTAAGGCTTGTGACTGTGGGAGGGGTGCTGTCTTCTTGTCTGTTGCCAGGTTTTATAAAAATTCAGAAtttcttattattatatttCAAACAAATCCTGAAATTCGAAACTACCTGTTATccaataaaaacccaaaattcctCAAGCTGCGTTATATACTCATCACCAATACATTGCAGGATTCATCATGACAGGGGCTTTTGCTCATGGAGCTATATTTTTTATTAGAGATTACAATCCGGAACAGAATGAGGATAATGTATTCTCAAACTAtgcaattaaaataaaaatgtggGAGTGCAAAAAGATGGAGTACCCTTTTGCTGTTTGTGTACGCTGTCATATTTAGAAAGCTATCCATTGTTTCTTGCCACACGCAATTCAGACCTTTCAATATTACAATTGATGCGCGACACAGTTTCTGTAATGAGTAACATTATGTCTGTACTTTCACAGAGGAAAAGTAGCGGAAGGAATAGACTTTGATCGATATTATGGACGATTGGTGATCATGTTTGGCATTCCTTTCCAGTACACATTAAGCAAGTGAgttcatttttttgttaaatctcttttgttttattaaGTGAAAAAGGGAATTTCGAATCAAATTTTCTGCATGTTTTAAAGTTTTGTGTTTGGGGGTTTTGTTGAACTGAAACAAATGCTACGTCTGGGGGCTTGACGTATTTTTTCTCACAGGATTTTGCTTGCACAGCTGGAATACTTGCGGGATACCTTTCAAATAAAGGAGGGAGACTTTTTGACATTTGATGCCTTGGTATCACTGCAGTGCCTTTCGTATCATCTAagaaatatttgtttgttttttaagaCATGTTTTCTGAACTTTTTGGGTTCTGTATGGTGCAGAGACAAGCAGCTCAATGTGTAGGCCGAGTCATCCGGTCAAAAGCGGACTATGGCATGAAGATTTTTGCTGacaaaaggtttgtgtttttttgttttatcaatTGAATTCCAAAATCGTGAATTCACAACTGGAAGGTCTAGTTAAAATTTAGGCACTGATTTTTGGGTGCTTAACTTCAACTTCAGATGTAGCCGTCATGACAAGCGATCCAAATTGCCTGGATGGATACTGTCGCATTTACGTGATGCACATCTGAACTTGAGCACGGACATGGCTCTGCATATAGCACGAGAGGTTTGTCCGTATTTGTTATCACATATTTCCACTATCTTAGTATGGTCATTGATTTGCCTGAAATAAGCATATCTATTGTACTTTGTATTTGTGGTTTTACTTGCGAGTCATTTATCAACCATTTTACTAGTCTGTTGTGACCTAGTAAATAATTAGGTTCCATACTTCTATCCCCATCCCTTTACATCTGTGCTAGATGATTTCGAGATCCAAAGAGAATAAACTAGAAGGATCAAAACCGAAGCATTGAAACACAATTTTTTGGTCTGATGAAGTTTGATTGCTACTTCTTCAACTAAGTCAGAAAAACATCTGAAAGTACCTTAgcatttactttatttttttgcCAGAATCACCCAGTGTCATGATGATAAAATCGAACTTTCATCTTGTTAAAGCTCTTGGCTCGCTTGCGATTTACCTTTTGGTATTCTAGCATGTTAATCTTCTCTTATCTTGAAAACAGTTCCTTAGGAAGATGGCTCAACCATATGACAAGGTTGGTGGCGGCAGCGGTAAGAAAACCCTTTTATCCCAAGAAGACATATAGAAGACGGGTGAAAGCATTGCTAATGGTTTGCTGTGTTAAGGACTCTGCCTGAAAGCAAAGTGAGTGTCGCGGTTTGTGGGCTATTGGTTCTTCATTAGCTAATTATCAGTCCTACACAGAGGGGTTTGGCTGCGTAGGACACTTTGTTTTCGGTGATCTGAGCATTTACTTACCGGAGCATGGCCCAGGATTACGATAAAAATTTCGCTCAAATTCAATTTCCGGGTTTCAGGACTGAAACATGCTGTACAAATTCAGTCTTGTGGGTTTTTGGCTTGTAGTTTTGTCTTTGAACCTCAGTTTTGACTCGTTATTAGATTTTTACCATCCCCATGAATTTATAAAAGTTCTGTCTAATtatcctcatttctctctgcTGATTGGTTCCCCAATGAATTTTCCTTTTGCATAACTTACGGAGATTTTAGATGGATGCTATTATCGGCACTCCAAGACAATCATTCACTCCTCGTGTAATGATGTTCTTGGAAAGATGTAGGATGACGTTATTTTAGTGTTGGTCGTAGCTTTGATTTTAGACCATTTCATTAGGGGAAGGGGAATTCAAACTCAGGACCTCGAGCGCAAGGGAAAATATTCTTAATCAACTGAATTACATGCCCCCTGCTAGAATTAAGCACATTTAATGCATAAGATGACTATAGTTTGATGACGAATGTAATTCAAAAGACTATGCAATGACACCAAAACATGTAAGatagaataattttggagctCGTTTTAGATTATGCTGAATGTCTCATAAACAATACCGTGTTAGATTACATTACAGGAGAATAAACAATAAACATaaattagaaaaaagaaaaaaaaaatgttctacTTAATATGGTACAATGTACAGCAAGTAGTACTGATGATGCTTGCTAGCTAGAGCTACTTGGAAATATGGAATCAGAATTATTTTGGTTTCCACATTTTCCTCCTTCAAAATTCTTTAATTACGTACACAAACCCTAAATGATCCTGCAGATTTCGACACAACTAATAACATATTAAGAGTCAGATTGGGGTATAATTTGATTTATCACCCTCTTCACTTCCGTTATACTTACTTTCTTGCCACTGACGTTATCCTTCACctgaaaaaataattcaaaatgtaaaaaaaataagaaaaaaataattctcATTAACTAATATTGCATGGTGATACACTATCTAAATTATGTACCTTGGCTCTTAGTTCAGCTACGAAAAATCCGTTATTCAATGAGGACTGGACCACCGTGGTCTCAATTCTTAGCTCCGTAAGTGTTCGCATCACATCAAGCAATAACCCTTCTCTATACGGGCACTGGAGCTCCAACAACCCATCACTCTCGATTATCGACACCTCTAGAGAAGTCCCCGTCACCATAGGTGTCGGTAAAGGTTTTGGCTGAGGTGGTGGCGGGGGTGGTGAAGGCGGTGAGTCCTCCATTACTTTAGCCTTACCAATGGCGACACCGCCACTTCCCTCCACAATCCTCAACTTCCTTTTATCGGACCCGGGTGGACCTCCTTGGGTCCGCTCCACTACCGTGAGCCCACTTCGCAACTCTTTACAACTATTGGACCTTTGCATTTCCCCGGATGATCTTGACCGTTGATCTTCCTCCACCAGCATGTTACGTGCCTCGAGATCCTGAATTTTGTTACGCAGTTGCTTCACATACTCGATTGTGTCTCCTAATATCGAAGCCTTGTCCATTTTTGTCACAAAAGGCACCAGGGACCTTAGTATAATAAACCTCTCATTAAGCTTCTCTCTACGACGTCGTTCCGCTAACACATGATTAGCACTGAGCTCGTCTTGTGGGGTCCCTTTCCTCAACCGCGTCGAGCCTTCGCCCTCCTGAAATTTTGGCGAGTTCTCGTCGCGATATTTTGAGTGGAGGAACGGTACACTAAACAAAATATATTTCAAGAGCCATTGGGACGTGCCTTCAACCGGCATGAGGAAGTGGTGATCAACCCGGCTCGACCACTTGGCGAAAGCTGATTGAGTCAAGCAAGCTGTGTAGTCGGTGGACGATGAATCCGTCAACCGAGTCACCTGTCCCTGCAGTATGGTGGAGACTGTCTCCGAGTAATGTGTGTCGTCATCATGTGTCAACTCCTCTAAAGCTAGGGGTCCTgcataaacacaccaaacaaATTAGGTTGCAATAATTTGGTCAAGAAAATACTGTAACAATTAGTTACAAATTATAATAATGATTAGGTTAAAAGCTTGATCAAGAAATACTTAATTCAACAATTAGCATTGAACTTTACGAAGGTTAGTGGAAAAGTAGCTAATCATCAAGATATAATATGAAATCTAACGAACAAATTGGCCAGGTTTTTCGCGTGGCACGAAAAACCATGCATGCAGGTTGTActtttgaattagggttttatctTTTTCAAACCATCTAGTAGAATCCCGAGAAGCGAAGATGTTTTCAGGGATCGCTGCAGCAAGTGGAAAGCTCAGTTTTGGACGGGAAAAGTAGGACCTACACGTTTGAGAAGTTGACCCATCTCCAACTCCaagtaataagaaaagaaaCCCTACGTTGCAGTTTACACCAAGACAAAAATAAGCAAATAATAATCTGCCTTTCTAATTTCAAGAAGGAAAAAATGTACATGTTGATATGACAACTGCGAGACTACAAGTTAGGAGACATTAATTTCTCTGAAGACATATGCTAAGAAGAGTTAAAATTCTTGGTAAATTCTATGTCTTGCtaattatatatttgatataaaattttataatattgataaGAAAATTAACGTTACACTGTAAAGTGACCGAGAGTCTCACCTTGAGTGAGTCTACTTAAAATTTCTCCTCTCCATACTGCTACATAATATTATTGTTTATTTACTGTATACAATAGGATATGTATCATGAGATTGATATGTTTAATTTActatattaacaaaaaaaaaagcgtaataatacaatttgatggtgtttaggtatttatatattttaaaataaatatgtatttaGAATGAACACTGTTGACGGTGTATAAATAAAAGCGCCATGGCCATGTGCATAGAAAACCTTGAAGTTATGAAACCATATTGTATAATCAACATATCTAGCTCGCATTTTTAAGGAAACCAATATCTATAatattattgattttaaattttaatttataagattaagaattgaaaaaaaaataaaaacaaaagaagagtaTACCAATTAATTACCAAGTTTTGTAGTACCTGTGTGCGGCGGTTGAAGGCCACTGCTCAGCGGCTCTTGTACTGACGGACGCCGCCTGGTCGACTCGGCTCGATACGAGTCAGCTTGTCTCTGCTGATCCGCTGGGTTCCTAGACTGACTCACAGCTAACAAGTGGAAATCAGAGTCCAAGTTATTTGAGGCATCGTCCGGGGAGCCTAGCCGGATGTCTTCGGACATCTCGAGTTGCATGAGCTCGCTTGGCTCGGCTACCGCGGCCAAAACCTGAGGAGGGTTTGCGGCGGGAACAACGGCTCCACCATTGCGGCCCGTTTCGGCTTCGGAGTCGGACTCGGCTCCTCCGTCGTCCTCCTCCTGattatcatcttcttcttcgtcctCTTCGTCTTCTTGGGCGGCGTTGAGAGGAGGGTTGGTGCACATGGCCTGGAGAAGGTGCGGAGAGTGGAAATGTGGGTGATCGGATGAGGCGGCGGGGTTGGATGTGGAGTGCTCGGAGAGGGCGGGTTTTGGTGGCGGAGGGTGGTGGTGGTCAACGAAGAAGGTTTTGACGTGTTCGACGAAGGCGTGGTCTTCTGGAACCTACATTAAATTAATAcgtacaataataaaataattaataaaaattaaacatgcATAAATAATTGACCTTAGACTAATGGTATAGGAAGACAAAATTTGTAACCTAAATGATGTCACCCCAATAAGAAATAATCAGTTAAATAGTAATAATTAtcaattttcaaatcatttaatttataatttttttgtctaCAATTTAGTTTCTTTGATATTACTCCCCACCTTTTAATATGACCAAAGAAAAAGTGTTACATACCCTCTCTGTGGTGCCAAATTCTACGACGCCATCTAGAAGAGGAATGCACACCACGGTCTGTATACGAGCACTCTGTAGAGTCATGCAAAGAAATACAATTTAGTAATGCATAATACGTGAAAACATAATCTCTATAAATCCTATATGGAAAGGCAGCATTATGgtacttagttttcattttcaagCACGACATCCTAAACTAcgttaatttacaataatcgaatttgatatatatatatatatatatatatatatatatttttttttttttttttttttttttgacaaacgatattatctgcaTTAAGGGAGAGATGATTGACTTAACCTCACGATGGACTAGGaattaataatgtgattcaaattttcctttgacgagaatcaaacctaagacctctcacttacaagtaaagaggaataccactagaccgtaatactaagtggcatcAAATTCGAAATAAAGTACATGGGAATGACACATTATTCTGACATAATTATTACCTACTTATGCCAAACTTCTTTTTGGTTACATTAGAGGGTTACAAACTCTGAACCTAGCATACTCGTACTCATCACCATACATGCTCACACTCACCATTAGGCTAATCTGGATGGCTTACTTTTACCAAACTCTAGTAATTTAGGAAACATGACAACAAAAACAAGACATATATAGGGTGTGGAATTAATCCCTAATTAAGTAGGGTTGGAGGCCGTCTAGTTTATTGAGTTTTACAGAGCATGTTGTATTTATAAAGCTGCACAAAGGAAGATAGAGGTTGGCTTTGTTTAGTGTACAGATGGTACCTTTGCCAAAATAGCTCTGGAAAAGGTTTTGCTATCGACCTCGTTTGCACCGGTGAGCCATACATGCTGCCTCCTTGCGTATGCTTTCCCTGGCAACCTACGTTCGCACACATATCAAAATCTTTCTTAATCATTCTTTTAATTATTATCCTATCATGATCATGTAGTATAAAGCTAGCTATATATGCTCACACAAAGCTTTGATAGATGAAAAGGAAGTTACACATATAATTGTGCAAATAAATGGACAGGCCTATATATATAGGACGTGGGATGCATGTTGCTGCTAGGTTTAGGTCttgtttgaaaatgtttttcTGAACATCGGTTATGCTCATAACCACTTCTGATTGGAACTCGATTGGAAGAACTTCTATTACAACCACATTGAATGTTTTAATAAAATCCTAGGTACTTTTTTACAAGTATTTGAAATGCTATTTTCAACGAAGCATCTACTCATAAAAAGCACTATCGATTGCTTTTCTAACTCATAAGTGTTTCTAACCTTTTCCTTCGAACATTATAATAAacacttttaattatttaataggGCTTTTAGCTATGTTATGGATCTTGACCATTTAAATGATAGAAATACCGACATGTACAAGCAAACTAAGTCGAGTGCTACTGCATGTGGTGGGTGCCGAAGGGCATCTCTAAAGCTCATGACCTAGAGCTAGAGAGCTGCAGTATTTACATTATATCTATATATAATTTaactcattttttgaaaaagcaTGTTGTTTTACATCCAGTGGAGTTTAAGAAGGGGCATAACAGTACGGGCCCGGCCGATACATTATTTGACCTACTCCACACAGAGAGAGACTTTTAGCTGTGTGCTGGCATTGATGAACACATTTGGTTGTATGTTATCCCAAACTAGTAGCTTCCATTCCATGGAAGCAGGTGAATAATATAGTGATGAGAGTATGGAAAAAGTTTTCAATGTGCTGGAACACAGCCTTATATACCAAGTGCcataatacaattggttagaatttttttttttcaagtcttcaaccAATTATAATATTACACTTGATTTATTGAGTCGTGTGTCTGgcaaattgaaaaatctctctccaGCTAACTAGCTAGGTggtcaaaaaaattaatttatatataattaatttcaCTCCATCTATAAATTGCCAAATCTCTTTGCAGAGTCCCAGAATATATTCCCCCACCAGTTTCTAAATTAAGTAGTTTCCAATctcaaattgtaaaaaatttaacaaaCGTACCTATATGCAAACTGCCCTTCATTAACTCCTCAAGAGACTAGAATTCCATAAGTAGTGTAGTTATATAAAAAAGCAAGAAGAATATCACAATGATCAAATGCTTTATTCATATAACAAACACAAAACAACAtcaataaaattaaagtttgGTTAATTAGCACAAACTATATATAGGGtggtgatatccacacattttTTTGACTTTTTACACACTCCTCTTAAATTTTGGCTgtggatcgaatgaattgaagaagatcaaaggatAAAAAATAACAAGGATGTACAACAGGTAAAAAGACGTGTGTGGAAAGCACCACTTGTATATATAGAAGCAACTTCTTTAACAAGAATTTCGTTTTACTTTAAGGTTTAGCGTTTAGGGTTTTGACAAGGATGGACTCGTATACATATCATGTATTATCTAAAATTGACTAAAAGAACAGACATATCATTGATATCTGTATGTATACAGTTTATACGTATGACACATGTACACAAAGagacaaagcaagaacaaacaAACAATACATCACCAAACTAACAACAAGGTACTTCTGTTATAAAGAACTTGTTTGGGCTTGCAAAGGTCTAGACTGACAGACATTGGAGGACGGTGGTGTTGTTGTCAGTGACTCAATGTATTGGAAGTGATGATACTTTCTCTCCAGAGAACCACATGTGCCAAGATGCACTCTTTCGCACTTACCCACAGCCTTACTCGTGTAGCTAAATAATTTTTCATCTTTTGAAGAAATACAGTTCCGGACATTTACAGTGTGCCCTCTAGTCTATATATAGAAAGCAAATTTAAGAGTATTTGTCAAATATCATAAATGTCATCGGCAAGTATCAACCAAAAATGTTGAAATGTTAGATGGGAGGCTCAATACGTAGGCCAGTGTTTGTACTCATGCAACTATACCAATTATTAAATCCATCAACCACAATACGTATGATACGAGAAAGTGAGCCCATTTTAGATAATCAAAGATTTTATTTGCGGTAGTTGTTAGTACTAATCGACAATACCTCTAAATATGTATTATGTATGTGTTAGAGGAAAGTGTATATAGAGTTGTTATCCGTATATCAAAATAGTAAATCTACTTTCATCCCTAATTATAGTACTCGAGTTACATCTTAAGCTTTTGGGAAtgaaagaagatgatgataaaACCAATTTGAGTTAATAATAGCAACATTGATAGGTTTTTTCATTATATATTGTAAATCAAGGAAATATTTtaactaaaattttctttttatgtatGCGACATAACAGCAGtgtgaaaaaattaataaaagcgTTGAATATTCACAGtactatagtttttttttttcctagtaATAGTTGCAGAGTCTGCACTGAACTTACACCACAAAAGCAATAATATTTGCCATGcgattattaaaaattaaagaagctTGCAGAGAAGGAGAGG
Protein-coding regions in this window:
- the LOC126591005 gene encoding transcription factor BHLH42-like isoform X1, producing MAAPPPSSSRLRGMLQASVQYVQWTYSLFWQICPQQGILVWSDGYYNGAIKTRKTVQPMEVSADEASLQRSQQLRELYDSLSAGETNQPPARRPCASLSPEDLTESEWFYLMCVSFSFPPGVGLPGKAYARRQHVWLTGANEVDSKTFSRAILAKSARIQTVVCIPLLDGVVEFGTTERVPEDHAFVEHVKTFFVDHHHPPPPKPALSEHSTSNPAASSDHPHFHSPHLLQAMCTNPPLNAAQEDEEDEEEDDNQEEDDGGAESDSEAETGRNGGAVVPAANPPQVLAAVAEPSELMQLEMSEDIRLGSPDDASNNLDSDFHLLAVSQSRNPADQQRQADSYRAESTRRRPSVQEPLSSGLQPPHTGTTKLGPLALEELTHDDDTHYSETVSTILQGQVTRLTDSSSTDYTACLTQSAFAKWSSRVDHHFLMPVEGTSQWLLKYILFSVPFLHSKYRDENSPKFQEGEGSTRLRKGTPQDELSANHVLAERRRREKLNERFIILRSLVPFVTKMDKASILGDTIEYVKQLRNKIQDLEARNMLVEEDQRSRSSGEMQRSNSCKELRSGLTVVERTQGGPPGSDKRKLRIVEGSGGVAIGKAKVMEDSPPSPPPPPPQPKPLPTPMVTGTSLEVSIIESDGLLELQCPYREGLLLDVMRTLTELRIETTVVQSSLNNGFFVAELRAKVKDNVSGKKVSITEVKRVINQIIPQSDS
- the LOC126591005 gene encoding transcription factor BHLH42-like isoform X2 is translated as MAAPPPSSSRLRGMLQASVQYVQWTYSLFWQICPQQGILVWSDGYYNGAIKTRKTVQPMEVSADEASLQRSQQLRELYDSLSAGETNQPPARRPCASLSPEDLTESEWFYLMCVSFSFPPGVGLPGKAYARRQHVWLTGANEVDSKTFSRAILAKSARIQTVVCIPLLDGVVEFGTTERVPEDHAFVEHVKTFFVDHHHPPPPKPALSEHSTSNPAASSDHPHFHSPHLLQAMCTNPPLNAAQEDEEDEEEDDNQEEDDGGAESDSEAETGRNGGAVVPAANPPQVLAAVAEPSELMQLEMSEDIRLGSPDDASNNLDSDFHLLAVSQSRNPADQQRQADSYRAESTRRRPSVQEPLSSGLQPPHTGPLALEELTHDDDTHYSETVSTILQGQVTRLTDSSSTDYTACLTQSAFAKWSSRVDHHFLMPVEGTSQWLLKYILFSVPFLHSKYRDENSPKFQEGEGSTRLRKGTPQDELSANHVLAERRRREKLNERFIILRSLVPFVTKMDKASILGDTIEYVKQLRNKIQDLEARNMLVEEDQRSRSSGEMQRSNSCKELRSGLTVVERTQGGPPGSDKRKLRIVEGSGGVAIGKAKVMEDSPPSPPPPPPQPKPLPTPMVTGTSLEVSIIESDGLLELQCPYREGLLLDVMRTLTELRIETTVVQSSLNNGFFVAELRAKVKDNVSGKKVSITEVKRVINQIIPQSDS